The Rickettsiales bacterium genome has a segment encoding these proteins:
- a CDS encoding CarD family transcriptional regulator, whose product MSTILKFKQGAKVVYPSHGVGEIRGVETQKVGEYEIKTYVIEFEKEKMILRIPVARAEKSGLRALSGTNEMQKVSKTLLERPKSSRGMWSRRAKEYETKINSGNIISVAEVVRDLHKNVDDPERSYSERIIYENALERLSREVSAVRKIDLDEASVYLVKTMNEKNPYFIKKAQEAAKRAAELESLEADNDDESENEDSIAA is encoded by the coding sequence ATGTCAACAATATTAAAGTTCAAACAAGGTGCTAAAGTTGTTTATCCTTCTCATGGTGTAGGTGAAATTAGAGGCGTTGAAACCCAGAAGGTTGGTGAATATGAAATAAAAACCTATGTGATTGAATTTGAAAAAGAGAAAATGATTCTAAGAATTCCAGTTGCGAGAGCAGAGAAATCAGGTTTAAGAGCTTTATCTGGCACTAATGAAATGCAAAAAGTTAGTAAAACTCTTCTTGAAAGGCCAAAATCTAGCAGAGGTATGTGGAGTAGAAGAGCAAAAGAATATGAAACAAAAATAAATTCTGGCAACATAATTTCAGTTGCGGAAGTTGTTAGAGATTTACACAAAAATGTTGATGATCCAGAGCGTTCATACAGCGAAAGAATTATCTATGAAAATGCGCTTGAAAGGCTATCTCGTGAGGTTTCTGCGGTTAGAAAAATTGATCTTGATGAGGCATCTGTTTATCTAGTTAAAACTATGAATGAGAAAAACCCTTACTTCATCAAAAAGGCACAGGAAGCTGCAAAAAGAGCTGCTGAACTTGAATCATTAGAAGCTGATAATGATGATGAATCGGAGAATGAAGATTCTATAGCGGCTTAA
- the modA gene encoding molybdate ABC transporter substrate-binding protein, translating to MLKKNKNTLINQLLILILFLFLLFPINSYAIKQKKAFDRGLIVLAPASMTHALHEILQKFSRKMNISVSASYDSTSELTQIIEDGDAANIFISEDKVAIKDLQQKGLLNVFSIKEIATDELVLVVPKNSFLLKKISKFENNLDKINFIVKSSLIAISDPELDAIGRLAKQSFSNLNLWQEIEKKLIKTNNSRASLYLTTNANTPSIVYLSEAKNNSEVRIISKLPSSSYDKISYQIAIVADISSATTMNDSEDFIEFMSKPNVKKVLIKNGFQTTKQKKD from the coding sequence ATGCTGAAGAAAAATAAAAACACTCTTATAAATCAATTGCTTATACTGATATTATTTTTATTCCTTCTTTTTCCGATTAACTCATATGCTATTAAACAAAAAAAGGCTTTTGATAGAGGTTTGATAGTTTTAGCACCCGCTTCAATGACGCACGCCCTTCACGAAATATTGCAGAAATTCAGTAGAAAAATGAATATTTCTGTTAGTGCCAGCTATGATTCAACCTCTGAATTAACTCAAATTATTGAAGATGGTGATGCCGCAAATATATTCATTTCAGAAGATAAAGTGGCTATAAAAGATTTACAGCAAAAAGGCTTACTAAATGTTTTTAGTATCAAGGAAATAGCAACAGATGAGCTTGTTTTAGTAGTTCCAAAAAATAGTTTTTTACTAAAAAAAATCTCTAAGTTTGAAAATAATTTAGATAAAATAAATTTTATTGTAAAATCTTCACTTATTGCAATTTCTGACCCTGAGCTTGACGCCATTGGAAGGCTTGCAAAACAAAGTTTTAGCAATCTAAACTTATGGCAAGAAATTGAGAAAAAACTTATAAAAACTAACAACTCTAGAGCCTCACTTTACCTAACCACAAACGCAAATACACCTTCAATTGTTTATCTTAGCGAGGCTAAAAATAATTCTGAAGTTAGAATTATATCTAAATTACCTAGCTCTAGCTATGATAAAATTTCTTACCAAATTGCAATTGTTGCTGATATTTCATCCGCTACAACCATGAATGACTCCGAAGATTTTATAGAATTTATGTCCAAACCAAATGTAAAAAAAGTCCTTATAAAAAATGGCTTTCAAACAACTAAACAAAAAAAGGATTAG
- the petA gene encoding ubiquinol-cytochrome c reductase iron-sulfur subunit yields MGCGCSGQIGDEYEDMDNVELKDQSKRDFMVLAASATAGIGAACAITPFIGSMNPAADTLAVSTTEVDISAVNKGETKRVMWQGKPVFIKRRTDEEVELARKDDGKPMPDPQTDADRVKKGKEEWLIVIGVCTHLGCIPSNSTGKDAWFCPCHGSHYDQSGRIRKGPAPKNLVVPPYEFVNDTTIKIG; encoded by the coding sequence ATGGGCTGTGGTTGTTCAGGTCAAATCGGTGATGAATATGAAGATATGGATAATGTAGAACTTAAAGACCAATCTAAGCGTGATTTTATGGTTCTAGCAGCCTCAGCAACAGCTGGAATTGGTGCTGCTTGTGCTATTACCCCTTTTATTGGCTCAATGAATCCAGCCGCTGATACCCTTGCTGTTTCAACTACTGAGGTTGATATTTCTGCAGTTAATAAGGGTGAAACAAAACGCGTAATGTGGCAAGGCAAGCCGGTTTTTATCAAACGCAGAACTGATGAGGAAGTTGAACTTGCTCGCAAAGATGATGGAAAGCCAATGCCAGACCCTCAAACTGACGCTGATAGAGTTAAAAAAGGTAAAGAAGAATGGTTAATAGTTATTGGAGTATGCACACATTTAGGTTGCATTCCTAGCAATTCAACAGGTAAAGATGCTTGGTTCTGCCCTTGTCATGGCTCACACTATGATCAATCAGGAAGAATTAGAAAAGGCCCTGCACCTAAAAACTTAGTTGTTCCGCCTTATGAATTTGTAAATGATACAACTATTAAGATAGGATAG